The following are from one region of the Corylus avellana chromosome ca1, CavTom2PMs-1.0 genome:
- the LOC132185795 gene encoding putative disease resistance protein At3g14460, whose protein sequence is MLSYHNLPSHLKRCFMYCSVLPKDYEFEEKQLVLLWMAEGLLQPRDERKQMEDLGSEYFHNLLSRSFFQQSFKDESRFLMHDLINDLAQWVAGDICFKMEDRIGGNNGRKPSTKARHSSYLGGEFDGIQKFEIFNDLTCLRTFLPLMLPYPGNCYLTSNVPLELLPKLQRLRVLSLRGYNIFELPESIGDLKHLRSFDLSLTKIRSLPDSIATLYNLQTMILEDCSNLKKLPSTFANLVNLRHLNIQGARALDAMPPQMGKLTCLQSLSNLVVGKGSCSGVKELGPLLHLRETLCISGLENVINLEEARDARLIEKHNLHGLSLKWSRNIDESQDRKSELKVLNMLQPHKGLKELTIRHYGGAEFPTWLRVPSFCNMIVLKIESCAKCTTLPAVGQLPSLKELFIKGMASVKNIGSEFCEEGCSQAFKSLEILRFQNMQEWENWIPCEEFPKLLKLSFIRCPKLVGKLPNHLPLLQNIVINQCRQLVVSISCFPELCKLKIEESEGVVHRGKVDFGSLRFSSLSTISEFTCQIEGFIMEGLTSVEDLTIETCEELTPLWSNDVGLLQHLPCLRVLNISNCSKLVSLVAKEVEEQLHLGWPSKLKEIRIRNCEVLESLPKSMMHNNTCVEYIHISNCPSLTYFAVDQLPPMLKRLYIEDCNMLISLDGDDVNNCGSSTSLLEHLIIMNCPSLKSLTPSRELPTTLKSLTISNCKNLESIAKSFHHNSSLEVIDIESCENLKSLPMGIHNLSHLDNIYIFKCQTLVSFPDKGLLPANLRSLSIFECEKMQVSPNCIQNLTSLQGLWIRKCPSINVSFSEVGFPTSLTSLSIDDMASFNEAFFEGGLYKLTSLKKLDIFGHSPHLVSFPEMMLPVSLTSLIIRDFPDLKCLSSKGFQNLASLQFLFILDCEKLTSFPEDGFSPSLLRLYIQRCPLLEKRCKKDRGPEWFKIAHIPCIVIDGRLIYEPE, encoded by the coding sequence ATGTTGAGCTATCATAATCTCCCTTCACATTTAAAGAGGTGCTTTATGTATTGCTCTGTACTTCCCAAGGACTATGAATTTGAGGAGAAACAGTTGGTTCTACTATGGATGGCAGAAGGTTTACTTCAACCACGAGATGAGAGAAAGCAAATGGAAGATTTGGGTAGCGAGTATTTTCACAATCTGCTGTCAAGGTCATTTTTCCAACAATCATTCAAGGATGAATCAAGGTTTCTTATGCATGACCTCATCAATGATTTGGCTCAATGGGTTGCAGGAGATATATGCTTTAAAATGGAGGATAGAATTGGGGGTAATAATGGAAGGAAACCTTCTACAAAGGCTCGACATTCGTCTTACCTAGGTGGTGAATTTGATGGCATTCAAAAGTTTGAGATTTTTAATGATCTCACATGTTTACGAACCTTCCTACCTCTTATGCTTCCATATCCAGGCAATTGTTACTTGACTAGTAATGTTCCTCTTGAATTATTGCCAAAATTGCAGCGCTTAAGGGTGCTCTCTTTGAGGGGATACAACATATTTGAGTTACCAGAGTCAATTGGTGATCTCAAGCATCTACGGTCCTTTGATCTTTCTCTCACTAAAATCAGAAGCTTGCCTGATTCAATAGCCACTCTCTATAATTTACAGACAATGATTTTGGAGGATTGTTCTAATCTAAAGAAATTGCCTTCAACGTTTGCTAACCTAGTCAATTTGCGACATCTCAACATTCAAGGAGCACGTGCATTGGATGCAATGCCTCCGCAAATGGGTAAATTAACTTGTCTCCAATCATTGTCTAATCTAGTTGTGGGAAAAGGTAGTTGTTCCGGGGTAAAGGAGTTAGGGCCTTTGTTGCATCTTCGAGAGACACTTTGCATTTCAGGATTGGAAAATGTGATTAATCTTGAGGAGGCGAGGGACGCTAGGTTAATTGAAAAACACAATCTCCATGGGTTGTCATTGAAATGGAGTAGAAACATAGATGAGTCACAAGATCGAAAAAGTGAATTAAAGGTACTTAACATGCTACAACCTCACAAGGGTTTAAAAGAGCTCACTATTAGACACTATGGCGGTGCAGAATTTCCAACTTGGTTAAGAGTTCCCTCATTTTGTAATATGATAGTTTTGAAGATTGAAAGTTGTGCAAAGTGCACAACCTTGCCAGCAGTGGGCCAGTTACCATCACTTAAAGAACTTTTCATCAAAGGCATGGCCAGTGTGAAAAATATTGGAAGTGAGTTTTGCGAGGAAGGTTGCTCACAAGCTTTCAAATCCTTGGAGATTTTGCGTTTCCAGAATATGCAAGAATGGGAGAACTGGATTCCTTGTGAAGAATTTCCAAAACTGCTTAAGCTTTCTTTTATAAGGTGTCCCAAGCTTGTCGGTAAGTTACCAAACCACCTTCCTTTATTACAAAACATTGTGATAAATCAATGTAGGCAATTGGTGGTTTCAATTTCATGCTTTCCAGAGCTATGCAAACTAAAAATTGAGGAATCAGAAGGGGTGGTGCATAGAGGCAAGGTTGACTTCGGTTCACTACGCTTCTCGtctctttcaacaatttcagaATTCACATGTCAAATAGAAGGGTTTATAATGGAAGGGCTGACAAGCGTGGAAGATTTGACGATTGAAACTTGTGAGGAGCTTACGCCTTTGTGGTCAAATGATGTGGGATTACTACAACATCTCCCATGTCTTCGTGTTTTGAATATTTCTAATTGTTCCAAACTTGTTTCTTTGGTGGCAAAAGAAGTGGAAGAGCAGCTACATTTGGGTTGGCCATCCAAACTCAAAGAAATCAGGATAAGAAATTGCGAGGTCCTAGAATCTTTACCCAAGTCAATGATGCACAACAACACGTGTGTTGAGTATATTCATATCAGTAACTGTCCTTCCCTTACGTACTTTGCAGTAGACCAACTACCTCCAATGCTAAAGCGGCTATATATAGAAGATTGTAATATGCTGATTTCGTTGGATGGGGATGATGTCAACAATTGTGGCAGCAGCACATCTCTTCTTGAGCACTTGATAATTATGAATTGTCCATCGCTCAAATCCTTAACACCAAGCAGAGAATTACCTACAACACTTAAATCCCTCACAATTTCGAATTGTAAGAATCTGGAGTCGATAGCGAAGAGCTTCCATCACAACTCGTCTCTTGAAGTGATTGATATCGAATCATGTGAGAATCTTAAATCCTTACCCATGGGCATACACAACCTCAGCCATCTggataatatttatattttcaaatgtcAAACTCTTGTTTCCTTCCCAGACAAAGGGTTGCTCCCTGCCAACCTGAGATCACTTTCGATTTTCGAATGTGAGAAAATGCAGGTCTCGCCCAACTGCATACAAAACCTCACCTCTCTTCAAGGATTGTGGATAAGAAAATGTCCAAGCATTAATGTATCATTTTCGGAAGTAGGTTTTCCCACCAGCCTAACATCACTTTCTATCGATGATATGGCGTCGTTTAACGAGGCCTTTTTTGAGGGGGGATTGTACAAGCTTACCTCTCTTAAAAAACTTGATATTTTCGGTCACTCTCCGCATCTGGTGTCCTTCCCAGAGATGATGCTACCTGTCTCTCTAACCAGCCTCATCATCAGAGACTTCCCGGATTTGAAATGCTTATCTTCCAAAGGCTTTCAAAACCTTGCCtctcttcaatttttgtttatcttGGATTGTGAAAAGCTCACGTCCTTCCCAGAGGATGGCTTCTCTCCCTCACTCCTGCGGCTTTATATCCAGAGATGTCCTCTACTAGAAAAACGTTGCAAGAAAGATCGAGGACCAGAGTGGTTCAAGATAGCCCACATCCCTTGCATTGTAATTGATGGGAGATTAATTTATGAACCAGAATAG
- the LOC132185826 gene encoding putative disease resistance RPP13-like protein 1, whose amino-acid sequence MAEALLSAFLGVLFDRLSSRELLNFARREGLEKKLEKWSRMLHRIEAVLADAEEKQDNGVAVKKWLDDLRDLAYDVDDILDEFATKALQQKLTGANQGSTSKVRNFIPACCTGFTINNRLGSQIEEITDRFNEMVKQKDDLKLCENVDRRSRRTRETLTPTSVVTKANVYGREKDKEAILEFLVGEKCRDAQLSVIPIIGMGGIGKTTLAQLVYNDEKVQSFFDMKAWACVSEDFDAVRVTKTILESLTSENCEGKDLNWLQNKLKENLKGKKFLVVLDDLWNENYHDWSILRAPFEEGASGSAIVITTRNVGVSSKTGTIPAAYSLKELSNDVCLSILAHHALGTKDFSAHLNLKDIGEEIVGRCKGSPLAAKVLGGVLRNKMEPMSGKMY is encoded by the coding sequence ATGGCGGAAGCCCTCCTTTCTGCGTTCCTTGGAGTCCTCTTTGACCGTCTCTCGTCTCGGGAGTTGCTCAACTTTGCTCGCCGGGAGGGACTTGAGAAAAAGCTGGAAAAGTGGAGCAGAATGCTGCATAGAATTGAGGCAGTGCTTGCTGATGCGGAAGAGAAGCAAGATAATGGTGTGGCAGTGAAGAAGTGGCTGGATGATCTCAGAGACTTGGCTTACGATGTGGATGACATCCTCGATGAGTTCGCCACAAAAGCTTTGCAACAGAAACTGACAGGAGCAAATCAGGGGAGCACAAGTAAGGTACGGAACTTCATTCCTGCTTGTTGTACTGGTTTTACGATCAACAATAGGCTGGGGTCACAGATAGAGGAGATCACTGATCGATTCAACGAGATGGTGAAGCAAAAAGATGATCTGAAATTGTGTGAAAATGTTGATAGAAGGTCACGCAGAACAAGAGAGACACTGACGCCAACCTCTGTAGTGACCAAAGCTAATGTTTATGGgagggaaaaagataaagaggcTATACTTGAATTTCTGGTGGGTGAAAAATGTAGGGATGCTCAACTCTCTGTTATTCCTATAATTGGTATGGGGGGCATAGGAAAGACAACTCTTGCCCAGCTTGTGTACAATGATGAAAAAGTGCAGAGCTTTTTTGATATGAAGGCATGGGCTTGTGTTTCTGAAGATTTTGATGCTGTTAGGGtgacaaaaacaattttagaATCTCTCACCTCTGAAAACTGTGAGGGTAAGGATCTAAATTGGTTGCAAAACAAACTAAAGGAGAATCTGAAGGGGAAGAAGTTTTTAGTCGTTCTAGATGATCTTTGGAATGAAAACTACCATGACTGGAGTATCTTACGTGCTCCTTTCGAAGAAGGGGCATCGGGAAGTGCAATTGTCATCACAACTCGCAATGTGGGAGTTTCATCAAAGACGGGTACCATTCCAGCTGCTTACTCTCTCAAAGAGTTGTCAAATGATGTTTGCTTGTCTATATTGGCCCATCATGCATTGGGAACAAAAGACTTCAGTGCACATCTAAACCTAAAAGATATTGGTGAGGAAATAGTTGGAAGGTGTAAGGGCTCCCCTTTGGCAGCGAAAGTACTTGGAGGTGTCTTACGCAATAAAATGGAACCTATGAGTGGGAAGATGTATTGA